In a genomic window of Saccharothrix sp. HUAS TT1:
- a CDS encoding SMP-30/gluconolactonase/LRE family protein, which translates to MSRTLGALAAVVLGVSLVTAAPAAAAQAHPFPTDFPLPDGFLPEGIAIGGAPVAYFGSRADGDLFRVDLRTGRGEVFSQGPGTASVGLKVDRRKRLFVAGGAGGDGRVVDARSGEILKSYRFASDSDTFVNDVVITDGAAYFTDSRKAVLYRVDFGRRGGLSESHVGIPLSGDFVLTPGVNNANGIAETPDGKSLLIVQSNTGQLHRVDPRSGRTTLVDLGGEVLTSGDGLLVEGRTLYVVQNRLNTVAVFSLSRDGSSGTLVTKITDERFDVPTTVAAFANRLYLPNARFTTPPTPTTTYDAVSVPKA; encoded by the coding sequence ATGTCTCGCACACTCGGTGCGCTGGCCGCCGTGGTGCTGGGGGTCTCCCTGGTCACCGCCGCGCCCGCCGCCGCAGCGCAAGCGCACCCGTTCCCGACCGACTTCCCCCTGCCCGACGGCTTCCTGCCGGAGGGCATCGCGATCGGCGGGGCGCCGGTCGCCTACTTCGGGTCGCGGGCGGACGGGGACCTGTTCCGGGTCGATCTCCGCACGGGGCGCGGGGAGGTGTTCAGCCAGGGGCCCGGGACGGCTTCGGTCGGGTTGAAGGTCGATCGGCGGAAGAGGTTGTTCGTCGCCGGTGGCGCCGGTGGTGACGGACGGGTGGTCGACGCGCGAAGTGGAGAAATCCTCAAGTCGTACCGGTTCGCCTCGGACTCGGACACTTTCGTCAACGACGTGGTGATCACCGACGGCGCCGCCTACTTCACCGACTCGCGCAAGGCGGTGCTCTATCGCGTCGACTTCGGTCGGCGCGGCGGTTTGTCCGAGTCGCACGTCGGGATTCCGCTGTCCGGCGACTTCGTCCTCACGCCCGGCGTGAACAACGCCAACGGCATCGCGGAGACGCCTGACGGGAAGTCCCTGTTGATCGTCCAGAGCAACACCGGCCAACTGCACCGGGTCGACCCGAGGTCCGGCCGCACGACCCTGGTCGACCTGGGCGGCGAGGTGCTGACCAGCGGAGACGGGTTGCTGGTCGAGGGTCGCACGCTCTACGTCGTGCAGAACCGGTTGAACACCGTGGCGGTGTTCTCGCTGTCCCGGGACGGGTCGAGCGGGACCCTGGTGACAAAGATCACCGATGAGCGGTTCGACGTGCCGACGACGGTCGCCGCGTTCGCCAACCGGCTCTACCTGCCGAACGCCCGGTTCACCACCCCGCCCACGCCCACGACGACGTACGACGCCGTATCGGTCCCGAAGGCGTGA
- a CDS encoding tryptophanase — MPTMEPYRIKVVEPIPITTRAHRERALAAAGYNPFNLAATDVTIDLLSDSGTGALSAEQQAAGLRGDETYAGARSYYRFRDVVQDLTGYPHAFPVHQGRAAERILFTALIGPGRVSVSNTHFDTTRANVEILGGKAVDLPCRAAEDLDDDAPFKGDIDLDALEAILSGPEDVAVVLLTITNNGGGGQPVSMANLKAAGELARRHGVPFFLDAARFAENAWLVTQREPGYADRTPRQVAEEAFRLADGCVASLKKDAIVHMGGLLAIRDPELAAKCELLLIATEGFRTYGGLSGRDLEMLAQGLLEVTDPEYLRARADATAYVADLARAAGVDSVRPTGVHAVYLNAGRLLPHLPPSRFPGFALATELYLAGGIRCAELGSLYLGELDDGGELLKPAPYELVRLAIPRRVYTQSHLEYVGETLAGIAKDPERVPGYRLTHAPKLLRHFNCRLEPAV, encoded by the coding sequence ATGCCCACGATGGAGCCGTACCGCATCAAGGTCGTGGAGCCCATCCCGATCACCACGCGCGCGCACCGCGAGCGGGCGCTGGCCGCCGCCGGCTACAACCCGTTCAACCTCGCCGCCACCGACGTGACGATCGACCTGCTCAGCGACTCGGGCACCGGCGCCCTGTCCGCCGAGCAGCAGGCGGCGGGGCTGCGCGGTGACGAGACCTACGCGGGTGCGCGCTCCTACTACCGGTTCCGCGACGTCGTCCAGGACTTGACCGGCTACCCGCACGCCTTCCCCGTCCACCAGGGGCGCGCGGCCGAGCGGATCCTGTTCACCGCGTTGATCGGGCCGGGTCGGGTCAGCGTCAGCAACACGCACTTCGACACCACCCGGGCGAACGTCGAAATCCTCGGCGGCAAGGCCGTCGACCTGCCGTGCCGGGCGGCCGAGGACCTGGACGACGACGCGCCGTTCAAGGGCGACATCGACCTGGACGCGCTGGAAGCGATCCTGTCCGGGCCCGAGGACGTCGCCGTCGTGCTGCTCACCATCACCAACAACGGTGGTGGTGGGCAGCCGGTGTCGATGGCCAACCTCAAGGCGGCGGGTGAGCTCGCCCGGCGGCACGGCGTGCCGTTCTTCCTCGACGCGGCGCGCTTCGCGGAGAACGCCTGGCTGGTCACGCAGCGGGAGCCCGGTTACGCCGACCGCACCCCGCGGCAGGTCGCGGAGGAGGCGTTCCGCCTGGCCGACGGGTGCGTGGCGAGCCTGAAGAAGGACGCCATCGTCCACATGGGAGGGCTGCTCGCGATCCGCGACCCCGAGCTGGCCGCCAAGTGCGAGCTGCTGCTGATCGCGACCGAGGGCTTCCGGACCTACGGCGGCCTGTCGGGCCGCGACCTGGAGATGCTGGCCCAGGGCCTGCTGGAGGTGACCGACCCGGAGTACCTGCGCGCCAGGGCCGACGCCACCGCCTACGTCGCGGACCTGGCGCGGGCGGCGGGGGTGGACAGCGTGCGGCCCACCGGCGTGCACGCGGTGTACCTCAACGCCGGGCGGCTGCTGCCGCACCTGCCGCCGAGCCGGTTCCCGGGGTTCGCCCTGGCCACCGAGCTGTACCTGGCGGGCGGCATCCGGTGCGCCGAGCTCGGGTCGCTCTACCTCGGCGAGCTGGACGACGGGGGCGAGCTGCTCAAGCCCGCGCCGTACGAGCTGGTCCGCCTCGCCATCCCGCGGCGGGTCTACACGCAGAGCCACCTGGAGTACGTCGGCGAGACGCTGGCCGGGATCGCGAAGGACCCGGAGCGGGTGCCCGGCTACCGGCTGACGCACGCGCCGAAGCTGTTGCGGCACTTCAACTGCCGGCTCGAACCGGCGGTGTAG
- a CDS encoding nitrate- and nitrite sensing domain-containing protein, whose product MKQKSTTETNYKTIRSRLTGVVVVPSIVLLIMWALFSSYTLFDGFYLRAVAVGVKDASIPAVQTFAALQKERELSMTALSQPDRGTSDLEVQQEETDRAVEEMRTAFTELAEQAPPEIVEKINALNVLLDQLPQRRAALEADRASKTEIYTYYNSLLDAGDALFSVQARVVPDHESVKGAITATEYFKAADWMSRATSLASSALAAGQFSPEEHIEFANLVGAYHSSYDSIAPYARPEVREHYQFMIEGDQWKRLVEFEGRLIQNGPKPSNAGSLQEWQNVSGPISDELTALVSEQASSAVGVTMSRGESKFRTVLIGSLVALLAVIIGILIAIRTSNRLVNRALITRLTALKKDSLTLAHERLPDIVDRLREGKHVDVEVEVPPLDYGSDEIGQVADAFNAAQYTAVAAAVKESQAREGVNRVFLDIAHRNQGLVHRQLKILDKLEREEENPEQLDALFQLDHLATRARRNAENLIILAGEQPGRQWRKPVRLLDVLRAAVAETEQYVRVKVNPVPDTALVGAAVADTIHLIAELVDNATAFSSPRSQVQVHASEVPQGIVVEIEDHGLGINPEDREQHNAMLADPPEFDAMRLRGESRLGLFVVARLAARRGVHVELRDSPYGGTLAMVLIPSAIVAGPTTATEPAETRQLPRRTFHDIPEQGDNSVRDARFPDGSRDLEGFWAQAEAAVSSDPLPEVERLSGGLDLSQRSGELELPQRKRATAEWPADEPESANGAADRPELPRRRRQQNLAPQLVRNDFHPSPEPLPEVDPEKSAEKVRKGLAAFQRGTRDARRTPADDLEP is encoded by the coding sequence GTGAAGCAGAAGAGCACCACGGAGACGAACTACAAGACGATTCGGTCGCGACTCACCGGCGTCGTCGTCGTCCCCAGCATCGTCCTGCTCATCATGTGGGCGCTGTTCTCGTCGTACACCCTGTTCGACGGCTTCTACCTGCGCGCCGTCGCCGTCGGCGTCAAGGACGCCTCGATCCCGGCCGTGCAGACCTTCGCCGCGCTGCAGAAGGAGCGCGAGCTGAGCATGACGGCGCTGAGCCAGCCCGACCGCGGCACCAGCGACCTGGAGGTCCAGCAGGAGGAGACGGACCGGGCGGTCGAGGAGATGCGCACGGCGTTCACCGAGCTGGCCGAGCAGGCGCCGCCGGAGATCGTCGAGAAGATCAACGCGCTGAACGTGCTGCTGGACCAGCTGCCGCAGCGCCGCGCCGCCCTCGAAGCCGACCGGGCGTCCAAGACCGAGATCTACACGTACTACAACAGCCTCCTCGACGCCGGTGACGCGCTGTTCAGCGTGCAGGCCCGCGTGGTGCCCGACCACGAGTCCGTCAAGGGCGCCATCACCGCCACCGAGTACTTCAAGGCGGCCGACTGGATGTCCCGCGCCACGTCGCTCGCGTCGAGCGCCCTGGCCGCCGGGCAGTTCTCGCCCGAGGAGCACATCGAGTTCGCCAACCTGGTCGGCGCCTACCACTCCTCGTACGACTCGATCGCCCCCTACGCCCGGCCCGAGGTGCGCGAGCACTACCAGTTCATGATCGAGGGCGACCAGTGGAAGCGGCTGGTCGAGTTCGAGGGCAGGCTGATCCAGAACGGCCCGAAGCCGTCCAACGCCGGGTCGCTGCAGGAGTGGCAGAACGTCAGCGGCCCGATCTCGGACGAGCTGACGGCGCTGGTCAGCGAGCAGGCGTCGAGCGCGGTGGGCGTCACCATGTCGCGCGGTGAGAGCAAGTTCCGCACCGTGCTGATCGGCAGCCTGGTCGCGCTGCTCGCCGTGATCATCGGCATCCTGATCGCGATCCGCACGTCGAACCGCCTGGTCAACCGCGCCCTGATCACCCGCCTCACGGCGTTGAAGAAGGACTCGCTGACCCTGGCGCACGAGCGGCTGCCCGACATCGTCGACCGGCTCCGCGAGGGCAAGCACGTCGACGTGGAGGTCGAGGTGCCGCCGCTGGACTACGGCAGCGACGAGATCGGCCAGGTGGCCGACGCGTTCAACGCCGCCCAGTACACCGCCGTCGCCGCGGCCGTGAAGGAGAGCCAGGCCCGCGAGGGCGTGAACCGGGTCTTCCTCGACATCGCGCACCGCAACCAGGGGCTGGTGCACCGCCAGCTGAAGATCCTGGACAAGCTGGAGCGCGAGGAGGAGAACCCGGAGCAGCTGGACGCGCTGTTCCAGCTCGACCACCTCGCCACCCGGGCCCGCCGCAACGCGGAGAACCTGATCATCCTCGCCGGCGAGCAGCCGGGCAGGCAGTGGCGCAAGCCCGTCCGCCTGCTCGACGTGCTGCGCGCCGCGGTCGCCGAGACCGAGCAGTACGTCCGGGTCAAGGTCAACCCGGTCCCGGACACCGCGCTGGTCGGCGCGGCCGTCGCGGACACCATCCACCTGATCGCCGAACTCGTGGACAACGCCACCGCGTTCTCCTCGCCGAGGTCCCAGGTGCAGGTGCACGCGAGCGAGGTGCCCCAGGGCATCGTGGTCGAGATCGAGGACCACGGGCTCGGCATCAACCCCGAGGACCGGGAGCAGCACAACGCGATGCTGGCCGACCCGCCGGAGTTCGACGCGATGCGCCTGCGCGGCGAGTCGCGGCTCGGCCTGTTCGTCGTCGCCCGACTGGCCGCCCGCCGCGGTGTCCACGTCGAGCTGCGCGACTCGCCCTACGGCGGCACGCTGGCGATGGTCCTCATCCCGTCCGCGATCGTCGCGGGCCCCACCACGGCCACGGAGCCCGCCGAGACCCGGCAGCTACCGCGCCGCACCTTCCACGACATCCCGGAGCAGGGCGACAACTCAGTGCGAGACGCCAGGTTTCCCGACGGTTCCCGAGACCTCGAGGGGTTCTGGGCGCAGGCCGAGGCCGCGGTCAGCTCCGATCCCCTCCCCGAGGTCGAACGACTGAGCGGCGGGCTGGACCTGTCGCAGCGCAGCGGCGAGCTGGAGCTCCCGCAGCGGAAGCGGGCCACCGCCGAGTGGCCCGCCGATGAGCCGGAGTCGGCCAACGGCGCCGCCGACCGACCCGAACTGCCACGCAGGCGCCGCCAGCAGAACCTGGCGCCCCAGTTGGTGCGCAACGATTTCCACCCTTCGCCCGAACCGCTCCCCGAGGTCGATCCCGAGAAGTCCGCGGAGAAGGTCCGCAAGGGCCTGGCGGCGTTCCAACGGGGCACGCGTGACGCCCGTCGGACACCCGCCGACGACCTCGAACCCTGA
- a CDS encoding tetratricopeptide repeat protein — MTCLFSILGETRLRIGFRLDKSWATPKARGMLGVLLTSPGSWFTTSELVEWMWAEDDKLPRNLAQTFYNYSGRIRHALELMNAGVELDNRKGGYRLTAVRTNVDYFLSTRLLDRSRDVPEPRDALRVIRQAMEYWAGDSPLADLPGEPARAWRRQAHENTWLPMQNALCVKLLADNDFRGVIGHIDGLPVADSAYLPLVMRRLEAMRGLYLRSEMDAYYYAMRRRLQDEFEDAAAATLKKFYEGLAEPARVETRASGRSAAAPRRLPHDVEGFVGRDALLAKIDAVTGCARGEPRPGVVLLHGAAGVGKTALALHWAHRVADSFPDGALHCDLKGFAADRALDASVVVDRFLEALGIDVDHLTTTERRARLLESTLQDRRALVVLDNVRGLPQVAPLLPLLRDCTVLVTSRNRLPGLGPRAFPVEPLGPSEAARMLEARIGDRAVRDRYAVEDLGVLCGGLPLAMEIVAHRIAASPGAALAEFVARLGDERRLLNLGNHGAGGDISLKTVFSWSYRMLSTQDRRAFRLLGLHPGPDLSIDAVAAILGTTKSIALDCLELLASAHLLEQPGSLYRYRFHDLLRDYAEECARADEAEQERDLAEHRLVDFFLHTAKAADSVAFPYRGGVAVGDPVAGVLPLDFDHDRGAQDWFIEERANLCAVIDLASRRGMHSRVCRMAHVLSDMFRRCGYYEEARAVLTLAVGSAQLEDDGDAEAAAYNDLGLVYFQQSAFLEARKHFHRAHLMARSIGSGHGIAVSLHLLARVDVAEGRIDDGVVRYQEVLSIVGEVAYGDLEAGTLHRLGVVAMDRNNRVDAAKLFHRALDLRERLGNLAGQADTLGELAELHRRQGELRTAEDYVNRAISLHMRTRDQAVAAHACEVLATIRRDGGDLLGATYGARRAVELYDRVGNSRSKAEALVLLGELRWAAKARAAALEGWAQAFKIFADAGDPRAAAVAARLDPFDGERTVPASRSPHQPSGSTDGHPEMEREAR, encoded by the coding sequence GTGACCTGCTTGTTCTCGATCTTGGGTGAGACGCGGCTGCGCATCGGTTTCCGGTTGGACAAGAGCTGGGCGACGCCGAAGGCACGAGGGATGCTCGGGGTGCTGTTGACCAGTCCAGGCAGCTGGTTCACCACTTCCGAGTTGGTTGAGTGGATGTGGGCCGAAGATGACAAGCTGCCCCGGAACCTGGCGCAGACGTTCTACAACTACTCCGGTCGGATCAGGCATGCCTTGGAATTGATGAATGCCGGCGTGGAATTGGACAATCGAAAAGGGGGCTACCGCCTGACCGCTGTTCGGACGAATGTCGACTACTTCCTGTCGACCCGGCTGCTCGACCGGTCACGGGACGTCCCGGAGCCGCGGGACGCGCTTCGGGTGATCCGTCAGGCGATGGAGTACTGGGCAGGCGACAGCCCACTCGCCGACCTCCCTGGCGAACCGGCGCGGGCGTGGCGTCGCCAGGCCCATGAGAACACCTGGCTGCCGATGCAAAACGCGTTGTGCGTGAAGCTCCTGGCGGACAACGACTTCCGAGGCGTGATCGGGCACATCGACGGCCTTCCGGTCGCCGACTCGGCCTACCTGCCGCTGGTGATGCGCAGGTTGGAAGCCATGCGCGGCCTGTACCTGCGCAGCGAGATGGACGCCTACTACTACGCCATGCGCCGTCGTCTCCAAGACGAGTTCGAAGACGCTGCCGCGGCGACGCTCAAGAAGTTCTACGAGGGCTTGGCCGAGCCGGCACGCGTGGAAACACGGGCGTCCGGCCGAAGTGCCGCCGCGCCGCGGCGGTTGCCCCACGACGTCGAGGGCTTCGTGGGACGCGACGCCCTGCTCGCCAAGATCGACGCGGTGACGGGGTGCGCCAGGGGCGAACCCCGGCCCGGTGTCGTCCTGCTGCACGGTGCGGCGGGTGTCGGCAAGACGGCACTCGCGCTGCACTGGGCACACCGGGTGGCCGACTCGTTTCCCGATGGCGCGCTGCACTGCGACCTGAAGGGGTTCGCGGCGGACAGGGCGCTGGACGCGAGCGTCGTAGTCGATCGCTTTCTCGAAGCACTGGGCATCGACGTGGACCACTTGACCACCACCGAGCGGCGGGCGCGGCTGCTGGAGTCGACCTTGCAGGACCGCCGGGCGCTCGTGGTCTTGGACAACGTGCGCGGGCTACCTCAAGTCGCCCCACTGCTCCCGTTGCTGCGCGACTGCACCGTCCTGGTCACGAGCCGCAACCGGTTGCCGGGTCTGGGCCCGCGCGCATTCCCGGTGGAACCCCTCGGCCCGTCGGAAGCGGCCCGGATGCTCGAAGCGCGGATCGGCGACCGGGCGGTGCGCGACAGATACGCGGTGGAGGACCTGGGCGTCCTGTGCGGTGGTCTGCCGCTGGCCATGGAGATCGTCGCCCACCGCATCGCGGCGAGCCCCGGCGCGGCGCTCGCTGAGTTCGTGGCGCGACTGGGGGACGAGCGCCGGCTGTTGAACCTCGGCAACCACGGCGCCGGTGGGGACATCAGCCTCAAGACGGTGTTCTCGTGGTCTTACCGCATGCTGTCGACACAGGACCGGCGGGCGTTCCGACTGCTCGGCCTGCATCCCGGACCGGACCTGAGCATCGACGCGGTGGCCGCGATCCTCGGCACGACCAAGTCGATCGCGTTGGACTGCCTCGAACTGCTGGCGTCGGCGCACCTCCTCGAACAGCCCGGTTCCCTGTACCGGTACCGCTTCCACGACCTGTTGCGCGACTACGCCGAGGAGTGCGCGCGAGCGGACGAAGCGGAGCAGGAGCGCGATCTCGCCGAACACCGACTCGTCGACTTCTTCCTGCACACCGCGAAGGCGGCGGACTCGGTGGCTTTCCCGTATCGCGGCGGCGTCGCGGTCGGTGATCCGGTAGCGGGCGTCTTGCCACTCGACTTCGACCACGACCGCGGGGCGCAGGACTGGTTCATCGAAGAGCGGGCCAACCTCTGCGCGGTCATCGACCTGGCCTCGCGTCGGGGCATGCACTCCCGCGTGTGCCGGATGGCCCACGTGCTCAGCGACATGTTCCGGAGGTGCGGCTACTACGAAGAGGCCCGAGCCGTCCTCACGCTCGCGGTCGGCTCGGCGCAACTGGAGGACGACGGCGACGCGGAGGCCGCCGCGTACAACGACCTCGGCCTGGTGTACTTCCAGCAGTCCGCGTTCCTCGAAGCGCGCAAGCACTTCCACCGCGCGCACCTGATGGCCAGGTCGATCGGCAGCGGGCACGGCATCGCGGTGTCGCTGCACCTGCTGGCACGCGTCGACGTCGCCGAAGGCAGGATCGACGACGGAGTCGTTCGCTACCAAGAGGTCTTGAGCATCGTCGGCGAAGTGGCCTATGGCGACCTGGAGGCGGGAACCCTGCACCGGTTGGGCGTGGTGGCGATGGACCGGAACAACCGCGTGGACGCCGCGAAGCTGTTCCACCGGGCGCTGGACCTGCGCGAGCGGCTTGGCAACCTGGCCGGTCAGGCGGACACCCTCGGAGAACTGGCCGAGCTCCACCGGCGGCAGGGCGAGCTGCGCACCGCTGAGGACTATGTCAACCGAGCGATCAGCCTGCACATGCGCACCAGGGACCAGGCAGTGGCAGCGCACGCCTGCGAAGTCCTGGCGACGATCCGGCGGGACGGCGGTGACCTGCTCGGCGCGACCTACGGCGCGCGCCGAGCCGTCGAGCTCTACGACCGCGTCGGGAACTCCAGGTCGAAGGCTGAAGCGCTGGTCCTGCTCGGTGAGCTGAGGTGGGCGGCGAAGGCGCGGGCGGCAGCCCTGGAGGGCTGGGCGCAGGCGTTCAAGATCTTCGCCGACGCCGGTGACCCGAGGGCCGCGGCAGTGGCGGCGAGGCTCGACCCGTTCGACGGCGAGCGCACCGTCCCCGCGTCGCGGAGTCCGCATCAGCCGTCGGGGTCGACGGACGGGCACCCTGAAATGGAGCGCGAGGCTCGGTGA
- a CDS encoding tryptophan dimethylallyltransferase family protein, producing MGITENTPNSVRLLADALGPGGLRPVSTTPLWPSDVADDHTPVEFSTAFAAGEAPVVRTIVETTATRPSRAANTSAALAALDRMSRRGDVDTRRFEAVRDLFLPDDPEHDFAFWYSLVFRADEAPAVKVYLNPEVRGEGGSEELVRQALERTGFAAGFPVLRSHAVTRPGLDRYSFFALDLVEQQQARVKVYISHHAADVTDVTLAAKAAHGVDVDRVPDFCLLTGGLNRTFDKRPLISSYTFLDGDDRAPSGYSLYVPIRDYVADDEEARRRVLAVMAKYDLDPTQFDNALRSVAHRPLDEGVGLIAHVSLRMGRPRPGVTVYLSSEAHAVAAPRSISLAG from the coding sequence GTGGGCATCACGGAAAACACCCCGAATTCCGTGCGGCTGCTCGCGGACGCGCTCGGCCCCGGTGGTCTGCGCCCGGTTTCCACCACCCCGCTGTGGCCTTCCGACGTCGCCGACGACCACACACCGGTGGAGTTCTCCACGGCGTTCGCGGCGGGTGAGGCCCCGGTCGTCCGCACGATCGTCGAAACCACCGCTACCAGGCCGTCCCGGGCGGCCAACACGTCGGCGGCGCTGGCCGCGCTGGACCGGATGAGCCGCCGCGGCGACGTGGACACCCGCCGTTTCGAGGCGGTGCGCGACCTGTTCCTGCCGGACGACCCGGAACACGACTTCGCTTTCTGGTATTCGCTGGTGTTCCGGGCCGACGAGGCGCCGGCGGTGAAGGTGTACCTCAACCCGGAAGTGCGCGGCGAGGGCGGCTCCGAGGAGTTGGTGCGGCAAGCGCTGGAGCGGACCGGTTTCGCCGCCGGTTTCCCGGTGCTGCGCTCGCACGCGGTGACGAGGCCCGGCCTGGACCGGTATTCCTTCTTCGCGCTCGACCTGGTCGAACAACAGCAGGCCCGGGTGAAGGTGTACATCTCCCACCACGCGGCGGATGTAACGGACGTCACGCTCGCGGCGAAGGCCGCGCACGGGGTCGATGTGGACAGGGTGCCCGATTTCTGCCTGCTCACCGGCGGCCTCAACCGGACGTTCGACAAGCGCCCGCTGATTTCCAGCTACACGTTCCTGGACGGCGACGACCGGGCGCCCAGCGGCTATTCCCTGTACGTGCCCATCCGGGACTACGTGGCCGACGACGAGGAGGCCCGCCGCCGGGTGCTCGCGGTGATGGCCAAGTACGACCTGGACCCGACGCAGTTCGACAACGCGCTGCGCAGCGTCGCCCACCGACCGCTGGACGAGGGCGTCGGCCTGATCGCCCACGTCTCGCTGCGCATGGGCAGGCCGCGTCCCGGCGTCACCGTCTACCTGTCGTCCGAGGCCCACGCCGTGGCCGCACCCCGTTCGATCAGCCTGGCAGGCTAG
- a CDS encoding ATP/GTP-binding protein — protein MESERPGGELLVPTPVKIVIAGGFGTGKTTMVNSVSEIPPLHTEELLTEAGVGVDDVLGLESKETTTVALDFGRITINPEVVLYLFGTPGQNRFWFMWDELAFGAIGAVILVDTRRLDSSFPSIDFFERRGIPFIIAVNCFEGAHNYGVDEVRRALDVDAAIPLVLCDARDRESAKTVLVSLIQHTMDRLDAMA, from the coding sequence GTGGAATCTGAGCGGCCGGGTGGGGAACTCCTCGTACCCACCCCAGTCAAGATCGTCATCGCCGGTGGCTTCGGCACCGGCAAGACGACGATGGTCAACTCGGTCAGCGAGATACCGCCGCTGCACACCGAGGAGCTGCTGACCGAGGCCGGTGTCGGCGTCGACGACGTGCTCGGCCTGGAGTCCAAGGAGACGACCACGGTCGCCCTCGACTTCGGCCGCATCACCATCAACCCGGAGGTGGTGCTGTACCTGTTCGGCACCCCGGGCCAGAACCGCTTCTGGTTCATGTGGGACGAACTGGCCTTCGGCGCGATCGGCGCGGTGATCCTGGTCGACACGCGGCGGCTGGACAGCAGCTTCCCGTCGATCGACTTCTTCGAGCGGCGCGGCATCCCGTTCATCATCGCGGTGAACTGCTTCGAGGGCGCGCACAACTACGGGGTGGACGAGGTCCGGCGCGCGCTGGACGTCGACGCCGCGATCCCGCTGGTGCTGTGCGACGCGCGTGACCGCGAGTCGGCCAAGACGGTGCTGGTGAGCCTGATCCAGCACACGATGGACCGGCTCGACGCGATGGCGTAG
- a CDS encoding DUF742 domain-containing protein yields MAGREDWWYDEAAGPLVRPYAMVRGRTRPLRPELHLVTQVRAMPSPSDPDALSVEHMEIMELCRRPLSVAEVAAYLDVPLVVVKVLLSDLIQRGDVVIRDPSRVPQVPDRNLLQAVLDGVRGI; encoded by the coding sequence ATGGCGGGCCGCGAGGACTGGTGGTACGACGAGGCCGCGGGGCCGCTGGTCCGCCCGTACGCGATGGTGCGCGGCCGGACCCGCCCGTTGCGGCCGGAGCTGCACCTGGTGACGCAGGTGCGCGCGATGCCGTCCCCGTCGGACCCGGACGCGCTGTCGGTCGAGCACATGGAGATCATGGAGCTGTGCCGCCGCCCGCTGTCCGTCGCGGAGGTCGCCGCCTACCTCGACGTGCCGCTGGTCGTCGTCAAGGTGCTGTTGAGCGACCTCATCCAACGCGGTGACGTCGTGATCCGAGACCCTTCCCGAGTCCCGCAGGTGCCGGACCGGAACCTGCTACAGGCGGTGTTGGACGGTGTCCGTGGAATCTGA
- a CDS encoding roadblock/LC7 domain-containing protein, which translates to MNDMTSQHNELNWLLEDLVGRVVGARHAVVLSADGLLLGRSPGLSKDDSDHLSAMASAFQSLARGTGRHFGGGAVRQTIVEMEHAYLFVTAAGHGACLAVLGEEDSDMGMIAYEMNMLVKRVGTYLSSAPRGTTAASLPAARRSS; encoded by the coding sequence ATGAACGACATGACCAGCCAGCACAACGAACTGAACTGGTTGTTGGAGGACCTGGTCGGCCGGGTGGTCGGAGCGCGACACGCGGTGGTCCTCTCCGCCGACGGCCTGCTGCTGGGCCGTTCACCAGGGCTCTCGAAGGACGACTCGGACCACCTGTCCGCGATGGCGTCGGCGTTCCAGAGCCTGGCCCGCGGCACCGGCCGGCACTTCGGCGGCGGCGCGGTGCGGCAGACCATCGTCGAGATGGAGCACGCCTACCTCTTCGTCACCGCCGCGGGCCACGGCGCCTGCCTGGCGGTCCTGGGCGAAGAGGACTCCGACATGGGCATGATCGCCTATGAGATGAACATGCTGGTCAAGCGGGTCGGCACGTACCTGTCGTCGGCGCCGCGCGGCACGACCGCGGCGAGCCTGCCCGCCGCTCGAAGGTCCTCCTGA